One genomic window of Candidatus Kuenenia stuttgartiensis includes the following:
- a CDS encoding IS4-like element ISCku3 family transposase: MMREDWDLLRTFFPNDWKSLAVDTNALKGLRKDKSEEKLLRTLLIHLGCGYSLRETVVRAKRANLADLSDVALLKRLKKSKEWLYKLCLSLFRERGLQINKRNNFHLRLFDATTVKEPGKTGSLWRIHYSIEVPSLSCDFFKLTGTEGEGTGESFRQFPMKKDDYIIADRGYCTGQGIHHATRKGAYLSVRVNSQSLRIFGEEKKPFPLLKEIQYLKRPLAIKSWNVFIPNVDNTEYVKGRLCIIRKTEEAIKIAHKKLKRHASKKGIELKPETLIYAKYVIVFTTFPENQFTAFDILEWYRVRWQIELVFKRFKQIAQFGHLPKYDDDSSKAWLYGKLFVALLTEKLIDFATSFSPWGYFIVKQED; encoded by the coding sequence ATGATGAGAGAAGATTGGGATCTTCTAAGAACTTTCTTCCCAAACGATTGGAAAAGTTTAGCCGTTGATACAAATGCTTTAAAAGGCTTGCGCAAGGATAAATCTGAAGAAAAGCTTCTTCGAACATTATTAATTCATTTAGGATGTGGCTATTCATTGCGTGAAACAGTAGTTCGAGCCAAGCGTGCTAACTTAGCAGATTTATCCGATGTTGCCTTATTAAAGCGATTAAAAAAGAGCAAAGAATGGCTATATAAATTATGTTTATCTTTATTCCGTGAGCGTGGCCTCCAAATTAATAAACGGAATAATTTTCATCTTCGCTTATTTGATGCAACAACAGTAAAGGAACCTGGGAAAACAGGAAGTCTTTGGCGCATTCATTATAGTATTGAGGTTCCTTCATTATCTTGCGATTTCTTTAAACTTACGGGAACTGAAGGAGAAGGCACAGGAGAATCTTTTCGGCAGTTTCCGATGAAAAAAGATGATTATATTATAGCTGACAGAGGTTACTGTACTGGCCAAGGAATTCATCATGCAACAAGGAAAGGCGCTTATCTTAGCGTTAGAGTTAATTCGCAATCTCTACGGATATTCGGCGAAGAAAAGAAACCCTTTCCTTTATTGAAAGAAATCCAATATTTAAAAAGACCCCTTGCTATAAAATCATGGAACGTTTTTATTCCAAACGTTGATAATACTGAATATGTCAAAGGTCGTCTTTGTATAATACGCAAAACAGAAGAAGCCATTAAAATAGCTCATAAAAAACTTAAAAGACATGCAAGCAAAAAGGGCATTGAACTAAAACCGGAGACCCTTATTTATGCCAAGTACGTAATAGTATTCACAACGTTTCCTGAAAATCAATTTACCGCTTTTGATATCTTAGAATGGTATCGAGTTCGATGGCAAATTGAACTGGTCTTTAAAAGATTTAAACAAATAGCACAATTTGGACACTTACCTAAATACGATGATGATAGCTCAAAAGCTTGGCTTTATGGCAAACTATTCGTTGCTCTTTTGACAGAAAAACTAATAGATTTTGCTACGTCTTTTTCCCCCTGGGGATACTTCATTGTCAAGCAAGAAGACTAA
- a CDS encoding DUF4438 domain-containing protein, producing METNGNRLVEISALGEVSSPSGGAKAYSISPEGIPAILPGIGGITYNVKIGDSAIQWEADHVEPCVSIRNKDKEENGALNLLACIGNSAKVVSGDAKGDTGIVTGKHGGIENVLVDFDDKTIEKLVIGDKILIRCIGLGFSFTNCPQIKTINLSPHLLETLPIKYDKTKGVMQIPVTHTIPAAIMGSGLGSQHCYRGDYDIQLFDKQTIEKHNLDTLRLGDIVAIMDADHSYGRIYKTGAITVGVVVHTNCITAGHGPGVTTLFTSAEGKISPYKDKNANIGVYLNIGRFRKSKKRKTN from the coding sequence ATGGAAACAAATGGGAATCGTCTTGTTGAAATATCTGCATTGGGGGAAGTCTCCAGTCCATCAGGAGGCGCAAAGGCATACAGCATATCTCCCGAAGGGATACCTGCCATATTGCCAGGTATAGGCGGAATTACTTATAATGTAAAAATAGGGGATAGTGCGATACAATGGGAAGCTGACCATGTTGAGCCCTGTGTATCCATCAGGAATAAAGACAAGGAAGAAAATGGTGCACTCAATTTATTGGCTTGCATCGGAAATAGCGCAAAAGTTGTGTCCGGAGACGCAAAGGGAGATACAGGCATCGTTACGGGAAAACATGGCGGCATAGAAAACGTGCTGGTAGATTTTGATGATAAAACTATTGAAAAACTCGTAATAGGCGACAAAATACTTATTCGCTGTATCGGTTTGGGCTTTTCTTTTACAAATTGTCCGCAAATAAAAACCATCAATCTCTCCCCTCATCTTCTAGAAACATTGCCAATAAAATATGACAAGACAAAAGGGGTGATGCAAATTCCAGTAACACACACTATACCGGCAGCAATTATGGGATCAGGGCTTGGTTCACAACACTGTTATCGGGGAGATTATGATATACAATTGTTCGACAAACAAACAATAGAAAAACATAACCTGGATACCTTACGGTTGGGAGATATAGTTGCGATTATGGATGCAGACCATTCCTATGGAAGAATATATAAAACCGGGGCTATCACAGTAGGGGTTGTTGTTCACACAAATTGTATAACAGCAGGCCACGGACCTGGGGTTACCACATTGTTTACTTCCGCTGAAGGCAAAATCTCTCCCTATAAAGACAAGAATGCCAATATAGGCGTTTATTTGAATATTGGAAGATTTAGAAAATCCAAAAAAAGGAAAACAAATTAA
- a CDS encoding RCC1 domain-containing protein encodes MIIKLQKGFSENMVINISYCILIVAAMLTFCCSLFAAVPQISGGGSRSLVLKPDGTVWAWGGNHAGQLGDGTTNPRKFAIQVKGLEDVVSIAAGWEHNLAVKSDGTVWAWGNNRFGQLGDGTNENRNTPVKVKTIKDVTEIDAGFYHSIALQSDGTVWVWGNNELDQLGDGTKSDAYKPMQVQGLNNVVAVSGGNHHNLVLKADGTIWGWGANGYGQLGDGTMTESSIPTPVYDFNGAVFIASGNNYNVAVKADGSIWGWGMNTYGQLGNGTQTNSKIPIRINGLNNSVSIATGGYHALILQQDGTVLSMGYNRTGQLGTGATSNYQYTTLKVHGLSDVVSIAAGYYHSLALKKDGTIWAWGNNEYGQLGDGTLNYKKLPILSQIKLDQTITPAPKEDSASANTPIPTLVK; translated from the coding sequence ATGATAATAAAGTTACAGAAGGGGTTTTCAGAAAACATGGTGATTAACATTTCTTATTGTATTTTAATAGTAGCGGCAATGTTAACTTTCTGTTGTTCATTATTTGCTGCCGTTCCTCAAATATCAGGCGGAGGTTCTCGCAGCCTTGTTTTGAAACCAGATGGTACCGTTTGGGCGTGGGGGGGGAACCATGCCGGACAATTAGGCGATGGTACTACCAATCCCCGGAAATTTGCCATACAGGTGAAAGGACTGGAGGATGTAGTTTCTATTGCTGCCGGATGGGAGCATAATCTTGCCGTTAAATCAGATGGAACAGTCTGGGCATGGGGAAATAACCGATTTGGACAATTAGGCGACGGCACGAACGAAAACCGCAACACGCCGGTAAAAGTGAAAACCATAAAAGATGTTACTGAGATTGATGCCGGATTCTACCATAGTATTGCTTTGCAATCAGACGGAACAGTTTGGGTATGGGGCAATAACGAGTTAGACCAGCTAGGCGATGGAACAAAATCGGATGCATATAAGCCCATGCAAGTACAGGGACTTAACAATGTTGTTGCTGTTTCTGGCGGCAATCATCACAATCTTGTGCTAAAGGCGGATGGAACAATATGGGGTTGGGGCGCCAATGGATATGGACAGTTGGGGGATGGTACTATGACGGAAAGTTCTATCCCTACTCCGGTTTATGATTTCAATGGGGCAGTTTTTATTGCAAGCGGGAACAATTACAATGTAGCCGTGAAAGCTGATGGCAGTATTTGGGGATGGGGCATGAATACCTATGGTCAACTGGGAAACGGAACACAAACAAATAGCAAGATTCCAATTCGTATTAATGGGCTTAATAATAGTGTTTCAATTGCAACCGGTGGCTATCATGCTCTCATTTTGCAACAGGATGGCACTGTGCTGTCAATGGGATACAACAGGACAGGGCAGCTTGGGACAGGCGCTACTTCCAATTATCAATATACTACATTAAAGGTGCATGGACTCAGCGATGTTGTTTCAATAGCGGCAGGATATTATCACAGTCTCGCTTTAAAGAAAGACGGAACGATTTGGGCATGGGGAAATAACGAATATGGCCAATTGGGAGATGGTACGCTCAATTACAAAAAACTTCCCATTCTCTCACAGATCAAATTGGATCAAACCATTACGCCTGCCCCAAAGGAAGATAGCGCATCTGCAAACACTCCAATTCCCACCCTCGTGAAATAG
- a CDS encoding MIP family channel protein, with translation MDSFKKYIAEFLGTFTLVFIAAGAICTDYYLRKAGGDGIGVLGISIAYGLAIVSITYALSYISGAHINPAVTIACWITRRMNPNLAIKYIAAQIAGAALAGFVLKILFPEAIYTVHLGASMLGDGISVMQGLVMEFIVSFLLVLTVFGTAIDKRSFGSFSGLTIGLVVLFGVLIGSPISSGAMNPARAFGPAIASWQFANHYVWWVGPVLGGVAAAFFYDAVFAEKEKKMKAAKKTTIPAFRRKRRR, from the coding sequence GTGGACTCATTCAAAAAATACATTGCAGAATTTTTAGGCACTTTTACGCTTGTTTTTATTGCCGCTGGCGCAATTTGTACAGATTATTACCTGCGGAAAGCAGGAGGGGACGGTATTGGGGTTTTAGGGATTTCCATTGCTTATGGGTTGGCAATTGTCTCTATAACATATGCACTGAGCTATATTTCAGGCGCACATATTAACCCTGCCGTTACAATAGCATGTTGGATCACCAGAAGGATGAATCCGAATCTGGCTATAAAGTACATTGCAGCACAGATTGCCGGCGCTGCGTTGGCTGGTTTTGTCCTTAAGATTTTATTTCCTGAAGCAATATATACGGTTCATCTGGGAGCAAGCATGTTAGGGGACGGGATTTCTGTAATGCAGGGACTCGTTATGGAGTTTATCGTTAGCTTTCTGCTCGTTCTTACAGTCTTTGGGACGGCAATTGATAAAAGGTCTTTTGGTAGTTTTTCCGGATTAACTATCGGGCTTGTTGTGTTGTTCGGCGTCCTTATTGGCAGCCCGATTAGCAGCGGAGCAATGAACCCGGCAAGGGCATTTGGGCCAGCTATCGCGTCCTGGCAGTTTGCAAACCATTATGTTTGGTGGGTAGGTCCTGTTTTAGGCGGTGTGGCCGCCGCTTTTTTCTACGATGCTGTGTTCGCCGAAAAAGAAAAAAAGATGAAGGCAGCAAAGAAAACGACGATTCCTGCTTTCCGCCGAAAGAGAAGACGGTAA
- a CDS encoding putative transposase, whose protein sequence is MGLGCTREQERVEAALGGLNEAVPAFVPDQDVKSAGVLFALPALLLNGLLKYANNYLSFPKGYYGLQSFLLLLSFAALLRIKSLEAIRYCEAGELGKAIGLDRIPEIRTLRKKVKYITNHGEPEQWSKELSKYWMEEDPELAGILYVDGHVRVYSGSKTPLPKRYVSRQKLCLRGLTDYWVNDAVGKPFFVVSKAVNPGLLSVMREQIIPRLLRDIPKQPTGEELKANRHLYRFGVVFDREGYSPEFFKEMWEKRIACYTYKKYVNDVWPESEFIEKEVVLNNGEVVKMKLAERGVYFRKQDLWVREIRKLTDTGHQTSIITTDFMNNAEVLAARMFSRWSQENFLKYMMEHYGIDRLIEYEQEAISETTKVVNPRYRELESQIKTKTTLLNRQRVKYGALVLKAEGEEPDIRKYVQEKATIRESIDTLEKEIEQLKATKKNTEKHIEFSKLPEDKKFQDLKKSGKQFVDTIKMIAYRAETAMANTLQEYISKKDEARSLVRQIFMTDADIMPDEKNGVLRITIHNMTNPRNNRYVQQLCDVLNSSETLFPGTNLRLVYNLVSNQIPPDQEF, encoded by the coding sequence ATGGGTCTTGGATGTACACGGGAACAAGAACGTGTAGAAGCCGCATTAGGTGGGCTTAATGAGGCAGTTCCGGCATTTGTTCCCGATCAGGACGTCAAATCGGCAGGGGTATTGTTTGCACTGCCGGCATTATTATTAAATGGTTTGCTAAAGTATGCAAACAACTATCTCTCATTTCCCAAAGGGTACTATGGATTACAATCGTTTCTGCTGCTACTGTCGTTTGCAGCCCTCTTAAGGATCAAATCACTGGAGGCAATTCGCTATTGTGAAGCTGGGGAATTGGGCAAGGCAATCGGGTTAGACCGTATACCTGAAATACGAACACTGCGCAAAAAAGTGAAATATATAACAAACCATGGCGAACCTGAGCAGTGGAGCAAAGAGTTATCAAAATACTGGATGGAAGAGGATCCGGAATTGGCCGGGATCCTTTACGTGGACGGCCATGTACGGGTATATAGCGGAAGCAAGACACCGTTACCGAAGCGGTATGTATCGAGGCAAAAGCTATGTTTAAGGGGTTTAACCGACTATTGGGTAAATGATGCAGTAGGTAAGCCATTTTTCGTGGTAAGCAAAGCGGTAAATCCCGGCTTGCTTTCGGTAATGAGAGAACAGATCATACCCCGGTTGCTCCGAGACATACCAAAGCAGCCTACCGGGGAAGAATTAAAAGCCAATCGTCATCTCTATCGCTTTGGTGTAGTATTTGACCGTGAGGGTTACAGTCCTGAGTTTTTCAAAGAAATGTGGGAGAAACGCATAGCGTGTTATACCTACAAAAAGTATGTAAATGATGTTTGGCCGGAATCAGAATTTATAGAGAAAGAGGTGGTTCTTAACAATGGCGAAGTGGTAAAGATGAAACTGGCGGAACGAGGAGTGTATTTCCGGAAGCAAGACCTTTGGGTGCGCGAGATACGCAAATTGACCGATACAGGTCATCAGACATCGATAATAACCACTGATTTTATGAATAACGCTGAGGTACTGGCAGCAAGAATGTTCTCCAGATGGTCTCAGGAGAACTTTCTTAAATATATGATGGAACATTATGGTATAGACAGACTTATCGAGTACGAACAGGAGGCAATAAGTGAGACGACAAAGGTGGTGAATCCCCGTTACAGGGAATTGGAAAGTCAGATAAAAACCAAAACTACACTGTTAAACAGGCAGCGGGTAAAATATGGGGCATTGGTATTAAAAGCAGAAGGAGAAGAACCCGATATCCGGAAGTATGTACAGGAGAAAGCAACAATAAGAGAATCGATAGATACGCTGGAGAAAGAGATTGAACAACTCAAGGCGACAAAAAAGAATACGGAGAAACATATAGAGTTTTCAAAACTCCCGGAAGATAAGAAATTTCAGGATTTAAAGAAGAGCGGAAAGCAATTCGTAGACACAATCAAAATGATTGCTTATCGGGCAGAGACGGCAATGGCAAATACATTGCAGGAATATATTTCTAAAAAAGATGAAGCAAGATCACTGGTACGTCAAATTTTTATGACAGATGCAGATATAATGCCGGATGAAAAGAATGGCGTCTTAAGGATAACGATTCATAACATGACAAACCCAAGGAACAACAGATATGTTCAACAATTATGCGATGTACTTAATAGTTCCGAAACATTATTCCCAGGCACAAATCTGCGCCTTGTATATAATTTGGTATCAAATCAAATTCCACCAGATCAGGAGTTCTGA
- a CDS encoding helix-turn-helix domain-containing protein — protein MPQLVLPLFSPDCKLINNQVGFEKIGSKIYYFHGRLPVFSHEEDDLESFRFITSQLVVGGNVKQQQIVKAFGVSAISVKRSVKRLREHGPKGFFRQSARTRSAHVLTPEVKAKVQKCLERGQSVSETGKKFNIKSSTIHKAIQSGQLEKKKRQKALRSKETKVSVP, from the coding sequence ATGCCACAGTTAGTATTACCCCTATTTTCCCCTGACTGCAAACTGATAAATAATCAGGTAGGTTTTGAGAAAATAGGTAGCAAGATATATTATTTTCACGGAAGACTTCCTGTGTTTAGTCATGAGGAAGACGACCTGGAATCATTTCGGTTCATCACCAGTCAATTAGTAGTCGGCGGTAATGTCAAGCAACAACAAATAGTGAAGGCCTTCGGTGTTTCGGCAATAAGTGTTAAGCGTAGTGTAAAGCGGCTAAGAGAACATGGGCCTAAGGGATTTTTCCGTCAGTCAGCGCGAACAAGGTCAGCCCATGTGCTTACGCCAGAGGTAAAAGCGAAGGTGCAAAAGTGCCTGGAAAGAGGGCAGAGTGTTTCAGAAACAGGTAAGAAGTTCAATATCAAATCAAGTACGATTCACAAGGCAATCCAAAGCGGTCAGTTAGAGAAAAAAAAACGGCAGAAAGCGCTCCGGAGCAAAGAAACAAAAGTGAGCGTGCCGTAA
- a CDS encoding IS630 family transposase has protein sequence MENYKQLKEEKAPGDKILFMDGVHPQHNSTSAYCWIEKGKKKEIPSNTGRKRINLNGAIDIETFEVTIREDESINAQSTIKLFHEIESRYAQAGTIYIISDNAKYYRSKLVKEYLANSRIKIKFLPSYSPNLNLIERLWKFFRKKILYNKYYDTYEKFKNKCLSFFKNINEYTDELSTLLTENFQIIGEQISKT, from the coding sequence ATCGAAAACTACAAACAACTCAAAGAAGAGAAAGCCCCTGGAGATAAGATACTTTTTATGGATGGAGTTCATCCACAGCATAATTCTACGTCTGCATATTGCTGGATAGAGAAAGGCAAAAAGAAGGAAATACCCTCTAATACCGGCAGGAAAAGAATAAATTTAAACGGTGCTATTGACATAGAAACCTTTGAAGTAACAATCCGGGAAGATGAAAGCATCAATGCTCAATCAACAATAAAGCTTTTCCATGAAATAGAGTCAAGGTATGCTCAAGCCGGTACTATTTACATAATCTCTGATAATGCTAAATATTACAGGTCTAAGTTGGTCAAAGAATACCTTGCAAATTCGAGAATAAAGATCAAATTTCTCCCTTCCTATTCGCCCAATTTAAATCTCATTGAAAGATTATGGAAATTCTTTCGCAAAAAAATATTGTATAACAAGTATTATGATACTTATGAGAAGTTTAAAAACAAATGTTTAAGTTTTTTCAAAAATATTAACGAGTATACAGATGAATTGTCTACTCTTTTAACTGAAAATTTTCAAATTATTGGCGAGCAAATTTCGAAAACCTGA
- a CDS encoding helix-turn-helix domain-containing protein, protein MNPFLSEKTRIEFKKAHKKEPHRRHADRIKAILLLDSGWSYEKVAEALLLDDQTIRNYEKLYKDKGFDGLLSDNYIGCVPKLTCEQEEQLKDHIRKNNYSAAKEIVEYVKQTFNKIYTPEGMVHTLDRLGFTYKKTTIVPGKAKP, encoded by the coding sequence ATGAATCCATTTCTCAGTGAAAAAACCCGAATAGAATTTAAAAAAGCACATAAGAAAGAGCCTCATAGACGTCATGCCGACCGAATCAAAGCTATACTTCTTCTTGATTCAGGATGGAGTTATGAAAAAGTAGCAGAGGCGCTCTTGTTAGACGATCAAACAATCAGGAATTACGAAAAACTATACAAAGATAAAGGTTTTGACGGGCTTTTATCTGACAATTATATTGGCTGTGTGCCAAAACTCACCTGCGAACAAGAAGAACAATTAAAAGATCATATCAGGAAAAACAACTATAGTGCGGCAAAAGAAATTGTTGAATATGTAAAACAGACATTCAATAAAATCTATACACCCGAAGGAATGGTACATACCCTCGATAGATTAGGCTTTACTTACAAGAAAACTACAATAGTTCCAGGCAAAGCAAAACCCTGA
- a CDS encoding IS1634 family transposase: protein MHIVENKSKSGKKIYRSTLLRESYREDGKVKKRTIANLSNCTPLEIEAIRLALAHKDDLCALGALSESVKLHEGLSVGAAWSVYQVAKELGIEEALGKDFEGKLALWQVMARVIGQGSRLSAVRLAQIHAAGDVLDMKRGFDENNLYDNLSWLSENQAKIERKLFELRRGGNKPKLFLYDVTSSYLEGKSNHFGEYGYNRDGKKRKKQIVIGMLCDESGEPVSTEVFRGNTQDPKTFESQVKKVLERFGCKDVTIVGDRGMIKTVQIESLPEGFHYITAITKPQIESLINKGILQLGLFEEKLCEIKDDEVRYILRRNPVRAEEMSKTRVSKLQSIEKYIVKKNSYLKEHPKSSVSKALETTRERLTRLKLDGWLQIKEEDRTLKIERAEEALKEASYLDGCYAIKTDLEENEADTNLVHERYKDLTEVEKAFRDCKTVNLEVRPVYVRKEDSTRGHVFVVMLAYMIIRRLRRAWKNFDLTVEEGLAQLTTICSMEVTIKGQKASCQKIPRPRQQSHELLEALQIKLPEVLPSRNIRVVTRKKLAVRRKSQ from the coding sequence ATGCATATTGTAGAGAACAAGTCAAAATCCGGTAAAAAAATCTATCGATCTACCCTTCTGCGGGAATCGTACCGTGAGGATGGGAAGGTCAAGAAACGCACCATTGCGAATCTGTCGAATTGCACTCCCCTGGAGATTGAAGCGATAAGACTTGCACTCGCACATAAAGACGATCTCTGTGCATTGGGCGCATTGTCAGAATCGGTGAAACTCCATGAGGGTTTGTCTGTGGGAGCAGCGTGGAGCGTGTACCAAGTGGCAAAGGAATTAGGGATAGAAGAGGCATTGGGAAAGGACTTTGAAGGAAAGCTGGCGCTTTGGCAAGTAATGGCAAGGGTAATAGGCCAGGGGTCAAGACTGTCTGCAGTAAGGTTGGCGCAGATACATGCTGCGGGTGACGTCCTGGATATGAAGCGTGGGTTTGACGAGAACAATCTGTACGATAATTTGTCATGGTTGTCAGAGAATCAGGCAAAGATAGAGCGAAAGCTGTTTGAGTTAAGACGAGGAGGCAATAAGCCGAAGTTGTTTTTGTATGACGTGACGAGCAGTTATTTAGAGGGGAAGTCGAATCATTTTGGTGAGTACGGGTATAATCGTGACGGCAAAAAGAGGAAAAAACAGATAGTGATCGGTATGCTTTGTGATGAATCCGGGGAGCCGGTATCAACAGAAGTATTTAGGGGCAACACCCAGGATCCGAAGACCTTTGAATCTCAGGTAAAGAAGGTATTAGAGCGGTTTGGATGCAAAGATGTAACGATTGTAGGAGATCGTGGGATGATCAAGACGGTGCAAATCGAAAGTTTACCGGAAGGGTTTCATTACATAACGGCGATAACTAAGCCGCAGATAGAGTCGTTGATAAATAAAGGGATACTGCAATTAGGATTGTTCGAAGAAAAGCTCTGCGAGATAAAGGATGATGAGGTTCGATATATTCTGAGGCGCAATCCGGTAAGGGCGGAAGAGATGTCAAAGACCCGTGTATCAAAATTACAGAGTATAGAGAAATACATCGTGAAGAAGAACAGTTATCTGAAGGAACATCCTAAGTCGTCAGTATCGAAGGCCCTGGAAACAACAAGGGAAAGGCTAACGAGATTGAAACTTGATGGGTGGTTGCAGATAAAAGAAGAGGATAGGACGCTAAAGATAGAGAGAGCTGAGGAAGCATTAAAGGAGGCATCATACCTTGATGGTTGTTACGCAATCAAGACTGATCTTGAGGAGAACGAGGCGGATACCAATCTGGTACATGAACGATACAAGGATTTAACGGAAGTGGAGAAGGCGTTTCGGGACTGTAAGACGGTGAATTTGGAGGTTCGTCCGGTGTATGTAAGAAAGGAGGATAGTACACGGGGACATGTGTTTGTGGTAATGCTTGCGTACATGATAATTCGAAGGCTGCGCAGAGCGTGGAAGAATTTTGACTTGACGGTAGAGGAAGGTCTCGCACAATTGACGACCATTTGTTCGATGGAAGTAACAATCAAAGGCCAAAAAGCTAGTTGCCAGAAGATCCCGCGTCCGCGGCAACAATCACATGAATTATTAGAGGCATTACAGATAAAGTTGCCAGAAGTATTGCCAAGCCGGAACATACGGGTAGTCACTAGAAAAAAGCTTGCTGTTCGGCGTAAAAGTCAATAA
- a CDS encoding ArnT family glycosyltransferase, giving the protein MIAKKIYWYFIGFFGGIAILFWGLDDIVGIHRDEAIFGLLAEMILEGVRPLTGIFNNYTSPVHSYMLAVCVWFFGNSVWSLRCLGPVFTLITIIAIFDITRQHCINRARWTAGLLLTFPPVVMLSRLCGEVFVLNPFFFFGTIWIYVKLCNNAKKYVRITGWILAGFVLSFGIWNHVIFLPSAVSLVICYALFMWPGLRCFLIHGMFCLIGFSIGLIPRFVSMLALGMDLFPQKPSIPPASLKTALLNLLYTLSGDGLYARFSGGSILPFVWGIPAILAIFATIFLISKHDKTEKKMFWGIITFIAINFAGIWQITPFGSVGSRIWLIIAWVLPVFLGFCKTNANRGMWRVLGGIVILINLILLATNYYIPNSRSNGVIEPSIYVGGKTDNTWDYYDHRQITEALLQSDAEYIFISNINVFTFYYLTPEDQRHRIKLLWPVILGGGGNTPEKEKLYGQITYKGQMPKTALFVFYNTDKDYLAHFIQQPFYNMTAQVKDIAVPGGFLIYRLK; this is encoded by the coding sequence TTGATTGCTAAAAAAATATATTGGTATTTTATTGGCTTTTTTGGAGGAATCGCCATCCTGTTCTGGGGACTGGATGACATTGTCGGTATCCACAGAGACGAAGCGATATTTGGCCTCTTAGCGGAAATGATTCTTGAAGGAGTGCGGCCTCTCACCGGTATTTTCAACAATTATACATCTCCGGTACATTCATACATGCTTGCTGTTTGCGTATGGTTTTTTGGGAATTCTGTATGGAGTCTGCGGTGTCTGGGTCCCGTCTTTACCCTCATAACCATTATTGCAATTTTTGATATTACACGGCAACATTGCATTAACCGGGCGCGATGGACAGCCGGACTTCTTCTCACCTTCCCGCCCGTTGTCATGCTTTCACGGCTTTGCGGAGAAGTCTTTGTGCTTAATCCCTTTTTCTTTTTCGGAACAATTTGGATATACGTAAAACTCTGTAATAACGCAAAAAAATACGTCCGGATAACAGGATGGATACTCGCCGGTTTTGTTCTGTCGTTTGGAATCTGGAATCACGTAATTTTTCTCCCAAGCGCAGTTTCTCTCGTCATTTGCTATGCACTATTCATGTGGCCCGGACTGCGGTGTTTTTTAATCCATGGTATGTTTTGCCTTATCGGGTTTTCAATTGGGCTGATACCACGGTTTGTTTCAATGCTTGCGCTGGGAATGGACTTATTTCCCCAAAAACCTTCCATTCCGCCGGCTTCATTGAAAACCGCTCTCTTAAATCTTCTCTATACCCTATCGGGAGACGGACTTTACGCGCGGTTTTCAGGGGGGAGCATCCTTCCCTTCGTATGGGGAATCCCGGCAATATTAGCGATCTTCGCAACAATATTCCTTATTTCAAAACATGATAAAACAGAAAAGAAGATGTTTTGGGGTATCATTACCTTTATTGCCATTAACTTTGCCGGTATATGGCAAATTACGCCATTCGGTTCTGTCGGTTCGCGCATATGGCTGATTATCGCATGGGTATTACCTGTTTTCTTAGGGTTTTGCAAGACAAACGCTAATAGAGGGATGTGGCGTGTTTTGGGAGGTATTGTGATTTTAATAAATTTGATATTGTTGGCTACAAATTATTATATTCCAAACAGCCGTTCAAACGGCGTAATAGAACCTTCTATTTATGTGGGCGGTAAAACCGACAATACATGGGATTATTACGATCACCGCCAGATCACAGAAGCACTGCTTCAGTCAGATGCAGAATACATTTTTATTTCCAATATTAACGTATTTACCTTCTACTATTTAACTCCGGAAGATCAAAGACACAGGATAAAACTGCTTTGGCCCGTCATATTGGGAGGCGGAGGAAATACCCCGGAGAAAGAAAAGCTATACGGGCAGATAACCTACAAAGGGCAAATGCCCAAAACCGCCCTTTTTGTTTTTTATAACACAGACAAAGATTATCTGGCACATTTTATACAGCAACCGTTTTACAACATGACGGCTCAGGTAAAGGACATTGCCGTTCCAGGAGGATTTCTTATTTACCGTTTAAAATAA